The Cyprinus carpio isolate SPL01 chromosome A5, ASM1834038v1, whole genome shotgun sequence genome has a segment encoding these proteins:
- the LOC109090513 gene encoding uncharacterized protein LOC109090513: MMTMSAPIWKTLLVSPADPLTLSHPQANHSQSEGRRGEGPEENQHLIGDGLSDWMTEEVDFSSYLPTPHSSPSPNASLPPSPLQHDIQVPSDLEVMTSLLQEELAQLEDYFLSEPLPEKASKLGKCDKGPSAVGPPSYYQLPYASYSTSNQSESSPLLVTLATGELDLLSFCGGPIGRSKIPRHAPYSCSRPNSNVCSRKRVSDGVRVGDSYESSIWSSKGNSSGNSAVAPGGSYSCAEDERVVGKGYCLGSAVEIRRCAILPKEEKTCRYTEEAVGASKSSSSGGYNFSGSVQIPHKKDEMMMYGIREVNLSGIGGSAEMEMMSEAKNGASDVKASIPWKSEPNESCFLQSSSQEEAYHSFLGAINDPVKAESAEINRQHNFHCSFLEGQSPDCPSGDCHGPEMGSPCARGVCVLKEDPCIVKADLEVPLIEVNHGERKQKKRDQNKTAAHRYRQRKREELDTLEEQLHGLEGRNRELRDKAESVEREIQYVKDLLIEVYKARSQRLKQETSA, translated from the exons ATGATGACAATGTCAGCACCCATTTGGAAGACTCTACTCGTCTCCCCGGCAGAccccctcactctctctcacccacAGGCTAACCACAGCCAATCGGAGGGGCGCAGAGGGGAGGGGCCAGAGGAGAACCAGCACTTAATTG GTGATGGTCTTAGTGACTGGATGACGGAAGAAGTAGATTTCTCCTCTTACCTCCCAACCCCTCACTCCTCTCCCTCCCCCAATGCATCCCTTCCCCCCTCGCCCCTCCAGCATGACATCCAGGTGCCCTCAGATTTGGAGGTCATGACCTCTCTGCTGCAAGAGGAGCTTGCTCAGCTGGAGGATTACTTCCTGTCTGAGCCACTCCCAGAAAAAGCCTCCAAACTGGGCAAATGCGACAAGGGTCCATCGGCAGTTGGTCCACCGTCGTATTACCAGTTGCCCTACGCATCATATTCTACTTCCAACCAATCCGAATCCAGCCCTCTACTTGTTACCCTGGCAACTGGGGAACTTGACTTGCTGAGCTTTTGTGGGGGTCCCATTGGCCGTTCCAAGATTCCTAGACATGCCCCTTACAGTTGCAGCCGCCCCAACAGCAACGTCTGCAGCCGCAAGAGAGTTTCCGATGGCGTGAGGGTGGGTGACAGCTACGAGAGTAGCATCTGGAGTTCCAAAGGAAATTCCTCAGGTAACTCAGCTGTTGCACCTGGTGGGAGCTACAGCTGTGCTGAAGATGAACGGGTGGTAGGCAAAGGCTACTGCCTAGGCAGTGCGGTGGAGATCAGGAGGTGTGCCATTTTACCCAAAGAGGAGAAGACCTGCCGCTACACGGAAGAGGCCGTTGGCGCAAGCAAGTCCAGCAGCAGCGGCGGGTACAACTTTAGTGGATCTGTTCAAATTCCCCACAAGAAAGATGAAATGATGATGTACGGCATCAGAGAAGTCAATTTAAGCGGCATAGGAGGAAGTGCGGAGATGGAGATGATGAGTGAAGCCAAGAATGGTGCTAGCGATGTGAAGGCCAGCATCCCCTGGAAGTCCGAGCCCAACGAAAGCTGTTTCCTCCAAAGTTCATCCCAAGAAGAGGCCTACCACAGCTTCCTTGGGGCCATCAATGACCCAGTGAAGGCGGAGAGCGCTGAGATCAACCGGCAACATAACTTCCACTGTAGCTTTCTCGAAGGCCAAAGCCCTGACTGCCCGAGCGGTGACTGCCACGGACCTGAAATGGGGTCCCCTTGTGCCAGAGGAGTCTGTGTGCTGAAAGAAGACCCCTGCATTGTGAAAGCAGACCTAGAGGTGCCACTAATTGAAGTGAACCATGGTGAACGCAAACAGAAGAAGAGAGACCAGAACAAGACTGCAGCTCACAG GTATCGCCAAAGGAAGCGAGAGGAGTTGGACACATTGGAGGAACAGCTTCATGGTCTGGAGGGTAGAAACCGTGAGCTACGGGACAAGGCAGAATCGGTGGAGCGGGAGATCCAGTACGTGAAAGACCTCCTGATTGAGGTGTACAAGGCCCGCAGCCAACGCCTCAAACAGGAAACCAGCGCCTGA